Proteins encoded in a region of the Isosphaeraceae bacterium EP7 genome:
- a CDS encoding COR domain-containing protein encodes MPEQIEELASLTSLGLGWCRRLADISALSGLTGLTSLDLSGCKQLENISALTGLTGLTSLDLGGCDRLADISSLSELTNLTLLNLHGCPSLRSFSSVRPLLDQLDQLYLQGCHFDDLDEGVYGGELENVRDEVRAHYADADFAAGDDDVVKLFLLGNGGAGKTQLRRRLCGKAFDPSIESTHGVEIERFPLSVDDTRSVHLGIWDFGGQDVYHGTHALFLQKHALYVILWHPEMETGAVVHDGLAMRNRPLAYWLDFVRSVAGVDAPVIIVQSHFDDPTAELGRVEQDAYADFKRAYVIQASSKKGDGLDRLKPYLKSALEYLIKVRPPLKIGAGRVRVRDRLRDWLAADQDRKPAEGEYRTVPWARFVELCEAGRGDVSDPKALADYLHRTGFLFYRPGLFRGEILLDQGWALEAIYAVLHRDRCVNRLRRSGGRFTCDDLGIWLWDEKGHSLGDQARFIDMMLGCGICFRFRMTGPTHDREWEYVAPDHLPTLAQFQLNNPNIRLRDPGSAEVAARVEFRFLHDGLLRSLLAMLGEASGDTADYWRYGCCFRDPEADTVVRLDSTITPDGPSAAGTIVFSAWGEKGRIIIEELLRRVETLSPGQAIRPAWTDLRAGKPRRPGTPRRGKQAGDREAIPRKKRGDVVVSESGPTSEGRARSDARLLHDAVADLTEGQLAQIAQELGINSADLPRGDHRLRAVEIVRQAGRDQTGRKIDQLINRVLDFNPDAQL; translated from the coding sequence TTGCCGGAACAGATTGAAGAACTCGCGAGTCTGACCTCGCTGGGCCTGGGCTGGTGCAGGCGGCTCGCGGACATCTCGGCTCTGTCCGGGCTGACCGGCCTGACCTCGCTGGACCTGAGCGGGTGCAAGCAGCTCGAGAACATTTCTGCGTTGACCGGTCTGACCGGGCTGACCTCGCTGGACCTGGGCGGGTGCGATCGGCTCGCAGACATCTCGTCGCTGTCCGAGCTGACCAACTTGACGTTACTGAACCTGCATGGGTGCCCAAGCCTGCGGAGTTTCTCGAGTGTTCGACCGCTCCTTGACCAGTTAGACCAGCTTTATTTGCAGGGATGCCACTTCGACGACCTCGATGAGGGAGTGTACGGCGGCGAGCTTGAGAACGTTCGCGACGAGGTGCGGGCCCATTACGCCGACGCCGACTTCGCGGCGGGCGACGACGACGTGGTCAAGCTGTTCCTGCTCGGCAATGGCGGTGCGGGCAAGACCCAGCTGCGACGCCGCCTGTGCGGCAAGGCCTTCGATCCCTCGATCGAGAGCACCCATGGTGTCGAGATCGAACGATTCCCCCTGAGCGTCGACGACACCAGGTCCGTCCACCTGGGCATCTGGGACTTCGGCGGCCAGGACGTCTACCACGGGACCCACGCCCTCTTCCTCCAGAAGCACGCCCTCTACGTCATCCTCTGGCACCCGGAGATGGAAACCGGCGCCGTCGTGCACGACGGGCTCGCGATGCGCAACCGCCCGCTCGCCTACTGGCTCGACTTCGTCCGATCGGTCGCGGGCGTCGACGCCCCCGTGATCATCGTCCAGAGCCATTTCGACGACCCCACCGCCGAGCTGGGCAGGGTCGAGCAGGACGCCTACGCCGACTTCAAGCGGGCCTACGTGATCCAGGCCAGCTCCAAGAAGGGCGACGGGCTGGATCGGCTCAAGCCCTACCTCAAGTCGGCGCTGGAGTACCTGATCAAAGTACGCCCCCCGCTGAAGATCGGGGCGGGGCGGGTACGCGTCCGCGACCGATTGCGTGATTGGCTCGCCGCCGACCAGGACAGGAAACCGGCGGAGGGAGAATATCGCACCGTCCCCTGGGCCAGATTCGTCGAGCTCTGCGAGGCGGGCCGGGGAGACGTGAGCGACCCCAAGGCGCTGGCCGATTACCTCCATCGCACGGGATTCCTCTTCTACCGACCGGGCCTGTTCCGAGGCGAGATCCTGCTCGACCAGGGCTGGGCCCTGGAGGCGATCTACGCGGTGCTCCACCGCGACCGATGCGTGAATCGGCTTCGTCGCAGTGGCGGCCGGTTTACCTGCGACGATCTGGGGATCTGGCTCTGGGACGAGAAGGGGCACAGCCTCGGTGATCAGGCGCGTTTCATCGACATGATGCTCGGCTGCGGCATCTGCTTCCGCTTCCGTATGACTGGCCCGACGCACGACCGGGAGTGGGAGTACGTGGCGCCGGACCACCTGCCCACGCTGGCCCAGTTTCAACTGAACAACCCCAACATTCGATTACGCGACCCGGGGTCCGCCGAGGTGGCGGCCCGGGTGGAGTTTCGCTTCCTGCACGACGGGTTGCTCCGCAGCCTCCTTGCCATGCTGGGTGAGGCAAGCGGGGACACCGCCGACTACTGGCGCTACGGCTGCTGCTTCCGCGACCCGGAGGCGGACACGGTGGTCCGCCTCGACTCGACCATAACGCCGGACGGCCCAAGCGCGGCGGGCACCATCGTCTTCAGCGCCTGGGGCGAGAAGGGCCGGATAATCATCGAGGAGCTCCTCCGGAGGGTGGAGACCTTGAGCCCGGGGCAGGCGATCCGGCCGGCGTGGACCGACCTGCGAGCCGGCAAGCCGCGCCGCCCGGGGACGCCTCGTCGAGGGAAGCAGGCAGGTGATCGCGAGGCGATCCCCAGAAAGAAGCGAGGCGATGTTGTGGTTTCCGAGAGCGGCCCGACGAGCGAAGGACGGGCGAGGTCGGACGCACGCCTTCTGCACGATGCTGTGGCCGACCTGACCGAGGGGCAACTCGCCCAGATCGCGCAAGAGCTCGGCATCAACTCGGCCGATCTTCCGAGGGGCGATCACCGATTGAGGGCCGTGGAGATCGTCCGCCAAGCCGGCCGGGACCAGACCGGGAGGAAGATCGATCAGCTCATCAATCGGGTACTTGACTTCAACCCCGACGCTCAACTCTGA
- a CDS encoding IS1380 family transposase, which translates to MGDCQTEPLRPQFDRRLRLEFHGAKVTSDAGLLAYRELDDALQLTDSAADELHDTRTGRNTRHGLAALLRQSLFSRLAGYEDLNDAERLRVDPAMRTVVGGRAKDHPAASTSEIGRFETETLTTRENLNRLMDLSGEWINRAHQNRKLTRIVLDMDSSVSETYGQQQGAAYNGHFGCTCYHPLFVFNQFGDLERVMLRRGNQHSAKFWRRVLLPVIARYRELKIPRFFRGDAAFASPKLFRLLEAESYWYAIRLKANAVLERQIAHLMRRPVGRPPKKPRVIYHSFRYQAKSWDRSRRVVAKIEWHAGELFPRVGFVVTNLRRSPKRVIKFYNGRGTAEQWIKEGKNALKWTRLSCRRFKDNQVRLQLFALAYNLGNFLRQLALPREVKHWSLTTLREKLVKIGAKVVHHAKAVTFQLAEVAVPRALFAAILVRIGRLRASPQPAWE; encoded by the coding sequence ATGGGTGACTGCCAAACCGAACCGCTCCGACCCCAGTTCGACCGCCGCCTCCGCCTCGAATTCCACGGGGCCAAGGTGACCAGCGATGCCGGCCTGCTGGCCTACCGCGAACTCGACGACGCCCTCCAGCTCACCGACTCGGCCGCCGACGAGCTGCACGACACACGGACCGGCCGGAACACACGCCACGGCCTCGCGGCCCTCTTGCGTCAGTCCCTCTTCAGCCGCCTGGCCGGCTACGAGGATCTCAACGACGCCGAGCGATTGCGCGTCGATCCCGCGATGCGCACCGTGGTCGGAGGTCGCGCCAAAGACCATCCCGCCGCCTCGACCAGCGAGATCGGCCGGTTCGAGACCGAGACGCTCACGACTCGCGAGAACCTGAACCGGCTGATGGACCTGTCAGGCGAGTGGATCAATCGCGCGCACCAGAACCGCAAGCTCACCCGGATCGTCCTCGACATGGACAGCTCGGTGAGCGAGACCTACGGCCAGCAGCAGGGCGCCGCCTACAACGGCCACTTCGGCTGCACCTGCTACCATCCCCTGTTCGTGTTCAACCAGTTCGGCGACCTGGAGCGCGTCATGCTCCGGCGGGGCAATCAGCACAGCGCCAAGTTCTGGCGGCGGGTGCTCCTGCCGGTGATCGCCCGCTACCGCGAGTTGAAGATCCCCAGGTTCTTTCGAGGCGATGCCGCGTTCGCCTCGCCCAAGCTGTTCCGGCTCTTGGAAGCGGAGAGTTACTGGTACGCGATCCGTCTGAAGGCCAATGCCGTTCTGGAGCGACAGATCGCCCACCTGATGAGGCGACCCGTGGGCCGCCCCCCGAAGAAGCCGAGAGTGATCTACCACAGCTTCCGCTACCAGGCGAAGTCGTGGGATCGCTCGCGTCGGGTGGTGGCCAAGATCGAATGGCACGCGGGCGAGTTGTTCCCGCGGGTCGGCTTCGTGGTCACCAACCTGAGGCGGAGCCCGAAGCGGGTGATCAAGTTCTACAACGGCCGCGGCACGGCCGAGCAGTGGATCAAGGAGGGCAAGAATGCGCTGAAGTGGACGCGGCTGTCGTGCCGCCGGTTCAAGGACAACCAGGTGCGGCTCCAGTTGTTCGCCCTGGCCTACAACCTGGGGAACTTCCTGCGCCAGCTGGCGCTGCCTCGTGAAGTGAAGCACTGGAGCTTGACGACATTGCGTGAGAAGCTGGTCAAGATCGGGGCCAAGGTTGTCCACCACGCCAAGGCGGTGACGTTCCAGCTGGCGGAGGTGGCGGTGCCGCGTGCGTTGTTCGCAGCGATCTTGGTCCGGATCGGTCGGCTGCGAGCCAGCCCCCAGCCGGCCTGGGAGTGA
- a CDS encoding caspase family protein, protein MQGHAVIIGVGDDLPVTIGDAKAVANLLMDSRRCGYPAGQVRVLVGGAVSATDRPTRENILAALDDLAERCCRDEESIAIVYYSGHGGKRADVGQYYLLPEGFDPDDFARTAITDAEFCEKIRRIPAKGVLVLLDCCHAGGISSVGQASKGSTRDSSFVDGPFLPDYSELGGMNGRAFISSCGRDQKSWFGKHYSVFTEALLEALAGYGCRQRDGRAYFLDVLHWISQSVPKRARGDQIPILDTSQLTINFPLAFYAGGELLPKGLDWAGPVPQPANIPQAGSRSLPLLHAPDPRLLIDAVADLTEGQLAQIAQELGINPADLPRGDHRSRAVEIVRRAGLDRGEDRSAHQSGTQIQPRRPPLNSDARGEVSPANFGGMPRVSSIGLPKISRIIG, encoded by the coding sequence ATGCAAGGGCACGCAGTCATTATCGGGGTCGGTGACGATCTGCCGGTGACGATCGGCGATGCGAAGGCGGTGGCGAACCTCCTGATGGATTCCCGGAGATGCGGCTATCCGGCCGGTCAGGTCCGGGTGCTGGTCGGAGGCGCGGTATCGGCGACAGACCGTCCCACGCGGGAGAACATCCTCGCTGCGCTGGACGACCTCGCGGAGCGTTGCTGCAGGGATGAGGAGTCGATCGCGATCGTCTACTACTCGGGTCACGGGGGCAAGCGGGCGGACGTCGGTCAGTACTACCTATTGCCGGAGGGATTCGATCCCGACGATTTCGCGCGCACCGCCATCACGGACGCCGAGTTCTGCGAGAAAATCCGGAGGATCCCGGCGAAAGGCGTGCTCGTCCTGCTCGATTGCTGCCACGCAGGGGGGATCTCCTCCGTCGGGCAGGCCTCGAAGGGAAGCACGCGTGATTCCTCCTTCGTCGACGGCCCTTTTCTGCCCGACTATTCCGAGCTAGGGGGCATGAACGGGCGAGCCTTTATTTCGAGCTGCGGAAGGGACCAGAAGTCCTGGTTCGGCAAGCACTACAGCGTCTTTACCGAGGCTCTCCTTGAGGCGCTCGCCGGGTACGGGTGTCGGCAACGAGACGGCCGGGCCTATTTCCTCGACGTCCTTCATTGGATTAGCCAGTCGGTGCCGAAGCGTGCGCGGGGTGACCAAATCCCAATCCTGGACACCTCCCAGCTGACGATTAACTTTCCGCTCGCGTTCTACGCGGGCGGGGAGCTCTTGCCCAAGGGACTCGACTGGGCGGGCCCCGTCCCGCAGCCGGCGAATATTCCCCAGGCAGGATCCCGATCGCTTCCGCTTCTTCACGCGCCCGATCCACGCCTTCTGATCGATGCCGTGGCCGACCTGACCGAGGGGCAACTCGCCCAGATCGCGCAAGAGCTCGGCATCAACCCTGCCGATCTTCCGAGGGGCGATCACCGATCGAGGGCCGTGGAGATCGTCCGTCGTGCCGGCCTGGACCGGGGGGAAGATCGATCAGCTCATCAATCGGGTACGCAGATTCAACCCCGACGCCCTCCTCTGAACTCGGACGCCCGGGGCGAAGTGAGCCCTGCCAATTTCGGGGGCATGCCCCGAGTTTCGTCGATCGGCTTGCCCAAAATCTCGCGGATCATAGGTTGA
- a CDS encoding phosphotransferase yields the protein MTILRAMVTEALREGLLVDALDESFEHHSPASGSTADKVEFVSHPLRFVVKYQGDPKLVREAKMLRRAAIREDLTPELRAALPTIYAIKDDEPPFAYIMQHFRGFGNMAELLVKHQDDGASVARFLNAALDLLLAAYASSAARPEVPILPDVRRINLGRLERLEGFASGPSGPSDPDQAALFGLLNRPGLINDEPVPPFSELAEGLRDDWDRISHRFLPAFATFVHGDPNPENILLRPEGSLVRVKLIDPKEWGDGDYVFDIAKISHYLMVTWAVEKADRLRDYELNTSSTPWTLRYRLDIPGEIRDGIGIIEARLRQFAEDPPPPSWRDPGTRHGRCAIICPWQPTCWASRRAGSRAGPISRPIPGRHSSTSAKD from the coding sequence ATGACGATCCTGCGAGCAATGGTGACCGAGGCATTAAGAGAGGGCCTGCTCGTCGACGCGCTCGATGAGAGCTTCGAGCACCACTCGCCGGCCTCGGGGAGCACGGCCGACAAGGTCGAATTCGTGAGCCACCCGCTCCGATTCGTCGTGAAGTATCAGGGCGATCCGAAGCTGGTCCGCGAGGCGAAGATGCTCCGTCGTGCCGCGATCCGGGAGGACCTGACCCCGGAGCTGAGGGCCGCCCTGCCCACGATCTATGCCATCAAGGACGATGAGCCCCCGTTCGCTTATATCATGCAGCATTTTCGCGGCTTCGGGAACATGGCGGAACTGCTCGTGAAGCATCAGGATGACGGGGCGTCGGTCGCTCGCTTCCTGAACGCCGCACTGGACCTGCTACTCGCCGCTTATGCCAGCTCGGCCGCCCGCCCCGAGGTGCCGATCCTGCCGGACGTGAGGCGCATTAACCTCGGACGGCTCGAGCGTCTCGAGGGATTCGCAAGCGGTCCGTCGGGCCCTTCGGACCCCGATCAAGCCGCGCTGTTCGGATTGCTGAATCGTCCCGGGCTCATCAATGACGAACCCGTCCCCCCATTCTCGGAACTCGCCGAGGGGCTGCGTGACGACTGGGACCGCATCTCCCATCGCTTTCTGCCCGCTTTTGCGACCTTCGTGCATGGCGATCCTAACCCCGAGAACATCCTTCTCCGGCCGGAGGGATCGCTCGTCCGGGTCAAGCTCATCGACCCGAAGGAGTGGGGCGACGGCGACTACGTGTTCGATATCGCGAAGATCTCGCATTACTTGATGGTGACCTGGGCCGTGGAGAAGGCGGATCGACTTCGAGATTACGAGCTCAATACATCGTCCACGCCCTGGACCCTGCGTTATCGCCTGGATATCCCCGGGGAGATTCGCGACGGGATCGGCATCATCGAGGCCCGCCTGCGACAATTCGCGGAAGATCCCCCCCCTCCAAGCTGGCGAGACCCAGGGACTCGACATGGAAGATGCGCTATCATCTGTCCCTGGCAACCAACCTGCTGGGCCTCCCGCCGGGCCGGCTCGAGAGCAGGCCCAATAAGCCGTCCAATCCCAGGGCGGCATTCGTCTACTTCGGCGAAGGATTGA
- a CDS encoding ISAzo13 family transposase: MPDPIVVEHLRRKFDLLLPLMNERMRRNWAAAEAIEIGWGGVSAVVSATGLSHNTIDLGIRELEAGVSPDPLEIPHGRVRRGGGGRKTATQHDASLLGDLESLVDPVTRGDPQSPLRWTCKSTRRLAEELKGQGHSVGYRTVAVLLRRLNYSLQSNRKTREGASHPDRNAQFEYINAQVCRFQRRGQPVVSVDTKKKELVGDFKNGGREYQPEGRPEEVGTHDFMDKELGKAIPYGVYDMTANEGWVSVGIDHDTAYFATESLRRWWANMGSKVYPKAKELLVTADGGGSNGNRLRLWKVAAQELADAIGLRIKVCHFPPGTSKWNKIEHRMFCHITQNWRGRPLRSLGVIVNLIGNTRNEAGLKIQAELDNSPYGVGIKVSDEQLAAVRIKKDDFHGEWNYTISPEKGRK, translated from the coding sequence ATGCCGGACCCCATTGTAGTCGAACACCTCCGACGCAAGTTCGACCTGCTCCTTCCTCTCATGAATGAGAGGATGCGGCGGAACTGGGCTGCCGCCGAAGCTATCGAGATCGGATGGGGCGGCGTATCCGCCGTCGTCTCGGCTACCGGACTCTCGCACAACACGATCGACCTGGGGATTCGTGAACTCGAAGCGGGCGTCTCACCCGATCCCCTGGAGATCCCACATGGCCGTGTCCGTCGTGGGGGTGGAGGTCGAAAGACGGCCACTCAACACGACGCCTCGCTCTTGGGGGATTTGGAATCCCTTGTCGATCCCGTCACCCGGGGTGATCCCCAATCCCCGTTGCGATGGACCTGCAAGAGCACCCGCAGACTCGCCGAAGAGTTGAAAGGGCAAGGTCACAGTGTCGGCTATCGGACCGTGGCCGTTCTGCTACGGCGACTCAACTACAGCTTGCAGTCCAACCGGAAGACCCGTGAAGGAGCATCGCACCCCGATCGGAACGCCCAGTTCGAGTACATCAACGCCCAAGTATGCCGGTTCCAGAGACGGGGCCAGCCCGTCGTCTCGGTGGACACGAAGAAGAAGGAATTGGTCGGGGATTTCAAGAACGGGGGCAGGGAGTATCAGCCCGAGGGCCGCCCCGAAGAGGTCGGGACGCACGACTTCATGGACAAGGAGTTGGGCAAGGCGATCCCCTACGGCGTCTACGACATGACGGCCAACGAGGGCTGGGTCAGCGTCGGGATCGACCACGACACCGCCTACTTCGCCACCGAGTCATTGCGGCGGTGGTGGGCCAACATGGGCTCGAAGGTCTACCCGAAAGCCAAGGAACTGCTGGTCACCGCCGACGGGGGCGGGAGCAACGGCAACCGCCTCCGCCTGTGGAAGGTCGCCGCCCAGGAGTTGGCCGATGCGATCGGCCTGAGGATCAAGGTGTGCCACTTCCCGCCGGGGACGAGCAAGTGGAACAAGATCGAGCACCGGATGTTCTGCCACATCACCCAGAACTGGCGAGGCAGGCCGCTGCGAAGCCTGGGCGTGATCGTCAACCTGATCGGCAACACCCGGAACGAGGCAGGGCTGAAGATCCAAGCGGAGTTGGACAACAGCCCGTACGGGGTCGGGATCAAGGTGAGTGACGAGCAACTCGCAGCGGTGAGGATCAAGAAGGACGACTTCCACGGGGAGTGGAACTACACGATCTCACCGGAGAAGGGTCGTAAGTAG
- a CDS encoding IS3 family transposase, translating to MPGKRGSAGAATDAAMVVHIRRVLADSPFLGEGYRKVWARLRQQGIRTAPERVRRLMREHQPPGSPPGGNAHGPKAHDGTITTETPDEMWGTVMTTTVTTGEGLAHVFEAVDHCTCECVGLHAAKGSNRFEALKPLRQGCVSTSATSRRRPPRGWPSGMTTAATTSATTSSGSCGPGHYQLAEFPAGAGGERLCRAVHPDAQRATALGAGLRHGVGTGRGVA from the coding sequence GTGCCCGGGAAGAGGGGCTCGGCCGGGGCCGCCACCGACGCCGCCATGGTCGTCCACATCCGCAGGGTCCTGGCCGACTCGCCCTTCCTCGGCGAGGGCTACCGCAAGGTCTGGGCTCGCCTCCGCCAGCAGGGCATCCGCACCGCCCCCGAGCGGGTCCGAAGGTTGATGCGGGAGCACCAACCTCCAGGCTCCCCGCCGGGGGGCAACGCCCACGGCCCGAAGGCCCACGACGGCACGATCACCACCGAGACGCCGGATGAGATGTGGGGCACCGTCATGACGACCACCGTCACCACCGGCGAGGGACTGGCCCACGTCTTCGAGGCCGTCGATCACTGCACCTGCGAGTGCGTCGGGCTCCACGCCGCCAAGGGTAGCAATCGCTTCGAGGCCCTGAAGCCGCTGAGGCAGGGGTGCGTGAGCACTTCGGCCACTTCGAGGCGAAGGCCGCCGAGGGGCTGGCCATCCGGCATGACCACGGCAGCAACTACCTCAGCGACGACTTCCAGCGGGAGTTGCGGTCCCGGGCATTACCAGCTCGCCGAGTTTCCTGCGGGAGCCGGAGGGGAACGGCTGTGCCGAGCGGTTCATCCGGACGCTCAAAGAGCAACTGCTCTGGGTGCGGGCCTTCGCCACGGTGTCGGAACTGGTCGAGGCGTTGCGTGA